In Brachypodium distachyon strain Bd21 chromosome 2, Brachypodium_distachyon_v3.0, whole genome shotgun sequence, one genomic interval encodes:
- the LOC100825708 gene encoding uncharacterized protein LOC100825708 has product MNLVVGLFFRKMVLFDDDDDLEREEEEDSDHYMIVAALLSDIADMEENERTKKEKRRESVPGHIVVPRDIYGTNLRIIAQYFADPPIYNAKFFRRRYRMLRELFLRIVAEVEAHDDYFRQKRNACGVPGATALQKVVGSFRMLAYGVPVDSVDEIVSLAQSTMIDIFKKFVRAVVEIYGDQYLRAPNVEDTKRLIAMNSARGFHGMLGSIDCMHWRWKNCPTAWKGQYTGHVDGPTMILEAVASQYLWIWHSFFGLPGSLNGINVLQRSPLFQKLTSGTAPELEYVVNGNKYTMGYYLADGIYPSWSTFVKTISNPEGNKKKHFSTMQEAVRKDVERAFGVLQARFAMVRGPARWWDKETIWYIMTACVILHNMIIDDERGEDVDFEYDQDDTEVLTKADYERRDPLLLRKFLAIHRRIQSRHTHDQLRDDLVEHLWARHDAQ; this is encoded by the coding sequence ATGAACTTGGTTGTTGGtttatttttcagaaaaatggTGTTGttcgatgatgatgatgatcttgagcgagaagaagaggaggattCTGATCACTACATGATTGTTGCTGCCCTCCTTTCGGACATTGCGGACATGGAGGAGAATGAGAGGACGAAGAAGGAGAAGCGTCGAGAATCAGTTCCAGGACACATAGTTGTTCCAAGGGACATCTATGGTACCAATTTGCGGATCATTGCCCAGTACTTTGCAGATCCTCCGATATACAATGCAAAATTCTTTAGGAGGAGATATAGGATGTTGAGGGAGTTGTTCTTGCGCATAGTGGCAGAAGTGGAAGCTCATGATGACTATTTCAGGCAGAAAAGAAATGCTTGCGGCGTTCCTGGTGCCACCGCTTTGCAGAAGGTAGTTGGTTCATTTCGCATGCTTGCCTATGGTGTTCCTGTTGACTCTGTAGATGAGATAGTAAGCCTTGCTCAAAGCACAATGATAGATATTTTCAAGAAATTTGTGAGGGCTGTGGTTGAGATATATGGGGATCAGTATTTGAGGGCACCAAATGTTGAAGACACCAAAAGGCTCATTGCTATGAATAGCGCAAGAGGGTTCCATGGCATGCTTGGTTCCATTGATTGTATGCATTGGAGATGGAAGAACTGCCCAACAGCATGGAAAGGGCAGTACACAGGGCATGTGGATGGTCCGACGATGATTCTTGAAGCTGTTGCCTCTCAATATTTGTGGATATGGCATTCTTTTTTCGGGCTTCCAGGTTCTTTGAATGGCATAAATGTGTTGCAGAGATCACCATTGTTTCAGAAGCTCACTTCAGGGACAGCTCCAGAGTTGGAGTACGTGGTGAATGGGAACAAGTACACCATGGGATACTACCTTGCTGATGGTATCTACCCATCTTGGTCAACATTTGTGAAGACCATCAGCAATCCAGAAGGGAACAAGAAGAAGCATTTTTCAACTATGCAAGAAGCGGTGAGGAAGGATGTTGAAAGAGCATTTGGTGTGCTACAAGCTCGGTTTGCAATGGTGAGAGGGCCAGCAAGATGGTGGGACAAGGAGACTATTTGGTACATCATGACAGCTTGTGTGATCCTACACAACATGATCATTGATGATGAGCGCGGTGAGGACGTGGACTTCGAATATGATCAAGATGATACCGAAGTGTTGACAAAGGCGGACTACGAGCGTCGTGATCCACTTCTGCTACGGAAGTTCTTGGCGATACACAGACGTATTCAGAGTAGGCATACTCATGATCAGCTAAGAGATGATCTTGTTGAGCACTTGTGGGCGCGACATGATGCTCAGTAG